A window of candidate division WOR-3 bacterium contains these coding sequences:
- a CDS encoding carbon starvation CstA family protein codes for MNSVFVIILGIIVYYLGVQIYAKFYDQKVIKTDPKRATPARLYADGVDFLPTSRNILFGYQFKSIAGAAPVLGPIIAIKWGWLPALLWILLGTFFIGWIQDYTSAIVSMRSDGMTFGGISYSLISSRARVILLSFIYFYLLLIASAFTNVVAVFLSKNPNIPLSIIFLAFAGILVGFLIYYGRLNLILVTIVGLFIFYLSLFLGAKIPLALNNPFANKMLWLAFALIFSFFGSVLPIWVFVQPINYLSFYIILFGMVGAVLGIFIGRPNFSAPPFTNFQAEGLPLWPMLFVTIACGAISGWHSNVSSTGTSRQLEKETDTRAVTAGAMFLEMILALIALIIVSITKARGSWDSLFGEGLDLVFSYLGLPKGWGKSYGPVMIVILAITILHLVIRFMRIATNELLGKKIPALKDPVLGTVIAIIFSFVLVYTGSFNYIWVLFGSANQLMASLALLIASVWLVSQRKPTAFTFYPMVFMYLTTMSALIYTSISVLRQAITGLDLTGKPLPTSSVIGNYFAGLIGLILFFAALILAYDGLKAYIRYGRGNGKEEGNF; via the coding sequence ATGAACTCGGTATTCGTGATAATTTTGGGGATAATTGTTTATTATCTGGGAGTTCAAATCTATGCCAAATTCTACGACCAAAAGGTAATCAAGACCGACCCGAAAAGGGCAACTCCCGCCCGGCTCTATGCGGACGGGGTTGACTTTTTACCAACATCCAGAAATATCCTCTTTGGCTATCAGTTTAAGTCAATCGCCGGCGCGGCACCAGTTTTAGGTCCAATCATCGCTATCAAGTGGGGTTGGCTGCCTGCTCTTTTATGGATTCTTTTGGGTACATTCTTTATCGGTTGGATTCAGGATTACACCTCAGCGATTGTCTCAATGCGCTCCGATGGGATGACCTTTGGCGGTATCTCTTATTCTTTGATCTCTTCCCGGGCAAGGGTGATTTTACTATCTTTTATCTACTTCTATCTTTTGCTTATCGCCAGTGCCTTCACCAATGTCGTTGCGGTCTTTCTTTCTAAGAATCCGAATATCCCTTTGTCAATTATCTTTTTGGCTTTCGCGGGTATTTTAGTTGGCTTTCTCATCTATTATGGTCGGTTAAACCTGATTCTTGTGACAATTGTTGGCCTTTTCATCTTTTACCTTTCGCTTTTTCTGGGAGCAAAAATCCCCTTGGCTTTAAATAACCCCTTTGCCAATAAGATGCTCTGGTTAGCCTTTGCCTTAATCTTTTCTTTTTTCGGTTCGGTCTTACCCATTTGGGTCTTTGTCCAACCAATCAATTATTTAAGTTTTTATATCATCCTCTTTGGGATGGTGGGAGCGGTTTTGGGGATTTTTATCGGTCGTCCCAATTTTTCTGCTCCACCCTTTACCAATTTTCAGGCAGAAGGTTTACCCCTCTGGCCTATGCTTTTTGTCACCATCGCCTGCGGTGCCATTTCTGGTTGGCACTCCAATGTCTCCTCCACCGGAACATCAAGGCAATTGGAAAAGGAGACCGATACCCGAGCCGTGACCGCTGGGGCGATGTTTTTAGAGATGATTTTGGCTTTAATCGCCTTGATTATCGTCAGTATTACTAAGGCCCGGGGGAGTTGGGATTCCTTATTCGGTGAGGGGTTAGATTTGGTCTTCTCTTATCTCGGATTGCCGAAGGGTTGGGGGAAATCTTACGGACCGGTGATGATTGTTATCTTAGCCATCACCATTCTCCATTTGGTAATTCGCTTTATGCGGATTGCCACCAATGAACTTTTGGGTAAGAAAATTCCTGCTCTTAAAGACCCAGTCTTAGGAACAGTGATTGCCATCATCTTCTCTTTCGTCTTAGTTTATACCGGTAGTTTCAATTACATCTGGGTTTTATTCGGTTCTGCCAATCAGTTGATGGCCAGTTTAGCCCTTTTAATCGCTTCGGTCTGGCTTGTCTCCCAAAGAAAACCAACCGCTTTCACATTTTATCCAATGGTCTTTATGTATCTGACGACGATGAGCGCTTTAATCTATACGAGCATTTCGGTTCTGAGGCAGGCGATAACCGGCTTGGATTTAACCGGTAAACCACTGCCCACAAGTTCAGTGATTGGCAACTATTTTGCTGGCCTTATCGGTTTAATCTTATTTTTTGCCGCCCTCATTTTGGCTTATGATGGCTTAAAGGCTTATATAAGATATGGGAGGGGAAATGGAAAAGAAGAAGGGAATTTTTAA